Proteins from one Streptomyces sp. NBC_00390 genomic window:
- a CDS encoding flavoprotein, whose product MIRTLYLFASAAPPVFDIAKVIEDAQTRSWDVCLGLTPTAARWLENSLDGLAALTGHPIRSEYKLPGQPDVWPPADIILVAPATFNTMNEWALGLTSKFVVGVMAEGIGKGIPTVTMPCVNAAYVQHPQFERSVETLRGAGVTVLYGEGGFVPNRPGQGRPEGYPWHLALDAAEAVGPR is encoded by the coding sequence ATGATCCGGACTCTGTATCTCTTCGCCTCAGCTGCTCCGCCTGTGTTCGACATCGCGAAGGTGATCGAAGACGCGCAGACCCGCAGCTGGGACGTCTGCCTCGGCCTGACGCCAACTGCGGCCCGCTGGCTCGAGAACAGCCTCGACGGTCTGGCCGCACTCACCGGTCACCCGATCCGATCCGAGTACAAACTGCCTGGCCAGCCAGACGTTTGGCCGCCCGCTGACATCATCCTGGTCGCTCCCGCGACGTTCAACACCATGAATGAGTGGGCGCTCGGGCTCACAAGCAAGTTCGTCGTCGGAGTGATGGCCGAAGGGATCGGCAAGGGGATCCCGACGGTGACGATGCCGTGCGTGAACGCGGCCTACGTGCAGCACCCGCAGTTCGAACGGTCGGTGGAGACCCTGCGGGGCGCGGGGGTCACAGTTCTGTACGGAGAAGGCGGCTTCGTGCCCAACCGGCCAGGACAAGGTCGGCCCGAAGGCTACCCTTGGCACCTGGCCCTCGACGCAGCTGAGGCAGTTGGCCCACGCTGA